Proteins encoded within one genomic window of Brassica rapa cultivar Chiifu-401-42 chromosome A09, CAAS_Brap_v3.01, whole genome shotgun sequence:
- the LOC103838235 gene encoding serpin-Z1-like: MDLRESMKKQNELAMFLARHVFSSEAKKHSNIVFSPASIYSALTLVASAPSEPSVADEILCFLKSSSTDELNAVFTEIVSVVYTGGNANGGPEISSVNGVWIEKTLSLDHKFKYLLENFFKAAFKLVDFISNAEEVRMDVNSWVQESTNDLIKDLLSPGSVTNETERVYANALYFKGTWQTPFDDYDTRKRKFNLLNGSTVPVPFMTSDEDQYIAAYDGFKVARLPFQGGRGDTNRTFAMYFYLPRKKDGLDNLVERIATTPGFLDAHIPGREVKVGTFRIPKFEISFGFLVSEVFSQLGLDSNKLYHKACIRIDESGVEAAAATADEACGCYLGMEPPKRIDFVANKPFLFLIREDTTGTVLFVGQIFDPSQSS, from the exons ATGGATTTGAGAGAATCTATGAAGAAGCAAAACGAACTCGCCATGTTCCTTGCGAGGCACGTCTTCTCTTCAGAGGCCAAAAAACACTCTAACATCGTCTTTTCACCTGCCTCAATATACTCCGCTCTAACTCTAGTGGCTTCTGCTCCCAGCGAACCCTCGGTTGCCGATGAGATCCTCTGCTTCCTGAAGTCTTCGTCCACCGATGAGCTCAACGCTGTCTTCACCGAGATCGTTTCCGTCGTCTACACTGGCGGTAACGCCAACGGCGGGCCAGAGATCTCGTCGGTCAATGGCGTCTGGATCGAGAAAACTCTCTCCCTTGACCATAAGTTCAAATATCTATTGGAGAATTTCTTCAAAGCTGCTTTCAAACTCGTAGATTTTATATCAAAT gCCGAAGAAGTGCGTATGGATGTGAACTCATGGGTTCAAGAAAGCACCAATGATCTCATCAAGGACCTTCTTTCTCCTGGTTCCGTTACAAACGAAACCGAACGTGTTTATGCGAACGCATTGTACTTCAAGGGCACTTGGCAAACCCCATTTGATGACTACGATACTCGCAAGAGAAAGTTTAACCTTCTCAATGGCTCGACAGTGCCTGTGCCATTCATGACAAGTGATGAGGACCAATACATAGCTGCTTACGACGGTTTCAAGGTTGCTAGACTACCTTTCCAGGGAGGCCGTGGTGATACCAATCGCACGTTCGCTATGTATTTCTATCTACCCCGCAAGAAAGATGGGTTGGATAATCTTGTGGAGAGAATAGCAACCACTCCTGGATTCTTGGATGCTCACATTCCGGGTCGTGAAGTTAAAGTTGGGACATTCAGAATCCCAAAGTTTGAGATCTCGTTCGGTTTCTTGGTTTCGGAGGTTTTTAGTCAGTTGGGACTGGATTCAAATAAATTGTACCACAAAGCTTGTATTAGGATAGATGAATCAGGCGTTGAAGCTGCGGCTGCCACTGCTGATGAAGCCTGTGGCTGCTATCTTGGTATGGAACCTCCGAAGAGGATAGATTTTGTGGCTAATAAACCATTTCTTTTCTTGATTAGAGAAGACACAACTGGAACTGTTTTGTTTGTTGGTCAAATCTTTGATCCCTCCCAGTCTTCATAG
- the LOC103838234 gene encoding serine/threonine-protein phosphatase PP1 isozyme 3: MEDSVVDDVIKRLLGAKQGKTTKQVQLTEDEIKHLCSTAKHIFLSQPNLLELEAPIKICGDTHGQFSDLLRLFEYGGYPPAANYLFLGDYVDRGKQSVETICLLLAYKIKYKENFFLLRGNHECASINRIYGFYDECKKRYSVKVWKIFTDCFNCLPVAALIDEKILCMHGGLSPELKHLDEIRNIARPVDIPDHGLLCDLLWSDPDKDIEGWGENDRGVSYTFGVDKVEEFLQKHDLDLICRAHQVVEDGYEFFANRQLVTIFSAPNYCGEFDNAGAMMSVDDSLTCSFQILKASEKKGNFGFGKNGRRGTPPRKGGGKG, from the exons atggAAGATAGTGTGGTGGATGATGTGATAAAGAGGTTATTGGGGGCCAAACAAGGGAAGACGACGAAGCAGGTGCAGTTGACGGAGGACGAGATCAAACATCTCTGTTCCACCGCCAAGCACATCTTTCTCAGTCAACCTAATCTCCTCGAACTCGAGGCTCCCATCAAGATTTGTG GAGATACTCATGGTCAATTCTCAGATCTATTGAGGTTGTTTGAGTACGGTGGCTACCCACCTGCTGCGAACTATTTGTTCCTTGGGGACTATGTAGACCGTGGTAAGCAGAGTGTAGAGACCATATGCCTCCTTCTCGCCTACAAGATCAAATACAAAGAGAACTTCTTTCTCCTGCGTGGGAACCATGAGTGTGCCTCTATAAACCGTATCTACGGGTTCTATGACGAGTGCAAGAAGAGATACAGCGTTAAAGTGTGGAAGATATTCACTGATTGTTTTAACTGTCTCCCTGTTGCTGCTCTTATCGATGAAAAGATTCTCTGTATGCACGGTGGGCTATCCCCTGAGTTGAAGCATTTGGATGAGATCAGGAACATTGCTCGTCCCGTTGATATTCCTGATCATGGACTGCTGTGTGATCTGTTGTGGTCTGATCCGGATAAGGATATTGAAGGGTGGGGAGAGAATGACAGGGGAGTTTCTTATACCTTTGGGGTTGATAAGGTTGAGGAGTTTCTTCAAAAGCATGACCTTGACTTAATCTGCAGAGCTCATCAG GTTGTGGAAGATGGGTATGAGTTCTTTGCAAACAGGCAGCTAGTTACGATATTCTCGGCTCCAAACTACTGTGGAGAGTTTGATAACGCAGGTGCGATGATGAGTGTGGATGATTCACTGACATGCTCTTTTCAAATCCTTAAAGCATCTGAAAAGAAAGGAAACTTCGGGTTTGGCAAGAATGGCAGGCGAGGAACCCCACCTCGCAAG GGTGGTGGAAAAGGCTGA
- the LOC103838232 gene encoding uncharacterized protein LOC103838232: protein MDARFHNTGFAANSSPNVFDILGRSLHVQESEAAADTTLRLDSLSSNTKGIKRKWNLFNGSKGQEADSLLSLRLGHSSSSSDSKGSSPTDSMTLSSPKEIEEASSSMDLDLDFTLHLGNDKPANLKMKGLQVPSPQFDLELSLSGGGGGSCQSEITAVQQQQGNQYPTLADMLRATNEGSTSCGGWRPGFASSPALQVLSSKETSSFLAHAPKKIIIPAADLSSSSATTTTTTPISSGTFTSDLAQQLKPQHKNSSSSSKLCQVEGCPKGARGASGRCISHGGGRRCQRHGCQKGAEGRTVYCKAHGGGRRCEFLGCTKSAEGRTDFCIAHGGGRRCSHEDCTRAARGRSGLCIRHGGGKRCQREDCTKSAEGLSGLCISHGGGRRCQSSGCTKGAQGSTMFCKAHGGGKRCTHLGCTKGAEGSTPFCKGHGGGKRCAFQEGDPCSKSVHGGTNFCVAHGGGKRCAVPECTKSARGRTDFCVRHGGGKRCKSDGCGKSAQGSTDFCKAHGGGKRCAWGHPETEYAGQSSSGPCTSFARGKTGLCALHNSLVQDNRVYGGMTVTSGSQEPRVSSSETENEEEFSGSQDMNMDRMKARSADGSPETDIDLNEYEAGLGLAPEGRVHGGSLIMAMLAGREGGSGSSNLPKRWM, encoded by the coding sequence ATGGATGCCAGATTCCACAACACTGGTTTTGCTGCTAACTCCTCACCCAATGTATTTGACATCTTGGGCCGTTCCCTTCACGTCCAAGAATCAGAGGCCGCCGCTGATACTACTCTGCGTCTTGATTCCCTTTCCTCTAATACCAAGGGTATCAAAAGGAAATGGAATCTGTTCAATGGATCAAAGGGTCAGGAAGCCGATTCTTTGCTCTCCTTGAGGCTTGGTCACTCTTCAAGCTCTTCTGATAGCAAAGGGAGCTCCCCAACTGATTCAATGACTTTATCTTCTCCCAAAGAAATCGAGGAGGCCTCCTCCTCCATGGATCTTGACCTCGACTTTACCCTCCATCTTGGCAACGATAAACCAGCTAATCTGAAAATGAAAGGGTTGCAGGTTCCCTCGCCACAATTTGATCTTGAATTGAGTCTCTCTGGGGGAGGAGGAGGGTCTTGTCAATCTGAGATCACTGCGGTCCAGCAGCAGCAGGGGAACCAATATCCAACTCTTGCGGATATGTTACGTGCAACTAATGAAGGATCCACATCATGTGGTGGATGGAGACCAGGGTTTGCATCATCACCTGCATTGCAAGTTTTATCAAGCAAAGAAACAAGCTCCTTCCTAGCTCATGCTCCTAAGAAGATTATCATTCCTGCTGCGGACCTGTCATCTAGCtcggcaacaacaacaacaacaacaccaatAAGCTCGGGTACATTTACTTCCGATTTAGCTCAGCAGCTGAAGCCACAGCATAAGAATTCTTCTTCTAGTTCCAAGTTATGTCAAGTTGAAGGATGTCCAAAGGGGGCAAGAGGCGCGTCAGGCCGTTGCATTTCCCACGGTGGTGGACGTAGATGCCAGAGACATGGCTGCCAAAAAGGCGCTGAAGGTCGAACTGTGTACTGTAAAGCCCATGGAGGTGGCCGTCGATGTGAGTTTCTCGGATGCACCAAAAGCGCTGAAGGCCGTACTGATTTTTGTATAGCTCATGGAGGTGGTCGAAGATGCAGCCATGAAGATTGCACACGAGCTGCTAGAGGAAGGTCAGGGCTCTGTATTAGGCACGGTGGAGGAAAGAGATGCCAAAGAGAGGACTGCACGAAGAGTGCTGAAGGGCTTTCGGGACTCTGCATCTCTCACGGAGGTGGTCGTCGATGCCAGTCTAGCGGATGCACGAAAGGAGCGCAAGGGAGCACTATGTTCTGCAAAGCACACGGTGGTGGGAAACGGTGCACGCACTTGGGTTGCACCAAAGGCGCGGAGGGAAGCACGCCGTTCTGTAAAGGACATGGAGGAGGTAAAAGATGTGCCTTTCAAGAGGGTGATCCTTGCTCCAAGAGTGTTCATGGAGGTACTAATTTCTGCGTGGCTCACGGCGGTGGTAAGAGATGTGCGGTTCCTGAATGCACGAAGAGCGCAAGAGGAAGGACTGATTTTTGCGTCAGGCACGGTGGAGGGAAGAGGTGCAAGTCTGATGGATGTGGGAAAAGCGCGCAAGGCAGTACTGACTTTTGCAAGGCGCATGGAGGAGGGAAGCGTTGTGCGTGGGGTCATCCGGAGACTGAGTATGCGGGTCAATCTTCTTCTGGTCCTTGTACCTCGTTTGCTAGAGGTAAGACTGGTCTTTGTGCACTCCATAACAGTTTGGTTCAGGATAACCGGGTCTACGGAGGAATGACTGTAACTTCAGGGAGCCAAGAACCGAGAGTAAGCAGCAGCGAAACAGAGAACGAGGAAGAGTTTAGCGGTTCTCAAGACATGAACATGGACAGGATGAAAGCGAGAAGTGCTGATGGATCTCCAGAGACTGATATTGATCTCAACGAGTATGAAGCAGGACTGGGTTTGGCTCCAGAGGGAAGAGTCCATGGTGGAAGTTTGATAATGGCGATGTTGGCTGGTAGAGAGGGTGGCTCTGGCTCAAGCAACCTGCCTAAGAGGTGGATGTAA
- the LOC103838233 gene encoding reticulon-like protein B3, which translates to MAEEHKHEESIMEKIAEKIHGHDNSSSSDSDDEKKASSIKTKIFRLFGREKPVHKVFGGGKPADIFLWRNKKVSGGVLGAATLSWILFELLQYNLLTLFGHVSILALAVLFLWSSATTFIHKKPPHIPEVHIPEEVALQLASGLRIEINRGFTILRNIALGRELKKFLMVVAGLWVLSKVGSSCNFLTLIYIATVLLFTVPVFYEKYEDKVDHFGEKAMKEIKKQYAVLDEKVLSKVMSKIPRGAFNKKKD; encoded by the exons ATGGCGGAAGAGCACAAACACGAGGAATCGATCATGGAGAAGATCGCGGAGAAGATCCATGGCCACGataactcttcttcttcagattcaGATGACGAGAAGAAAGCGTCGTCTATCAAGACGAAGATCTTCCGCCTCTTCGGAAGAGAAAAGCCTGTCCACAAGGTCTTCGGCGGCGGAAAAC CTGCTGATATATTCCTGTGGAGGAACAAGAAGGTATCAGGAGGAGTGTTGGGAGCTGCAACTCTTTCATGGATCTTGTTCGAGTTGCTTCAGTACAACCTCCTCACTCTCTTCGGCCACGTCTCGATCCTTGCTCTTGCTGTGTTGTTCTTGTGGTCTAGTGCTACTACCTTCATTCACAA GAAACCTCCTCATATCCCTGAAGTGCACATCCCCGAGGAAGTTGCTCTCCAGCTTGCTTCTGGACTAAGGATTGAAATCAATCGTGGTTTTACTATTCTTAGGAACATTGCATTAGGAAGAGAACTCAAGAAGTTCCTTATg GTTGTTGCTGGGTTGTGGGTTTTGTCTAAAGTTGGTAGCTCATGCAACTTCTTGACCTTGATCTATATCG CAACTGTTCTTCTCTTCACTGTTCCCGTGTTTTACGAAAAGTATGAGGATAAAGTAGATCACTTTGGTGAAAAGGCAATGAAGGAGATCAAGAAGCAATACGCTGTGCTTGATGAGAAGGTTTTGAGCAAGGTGATGAGCAAAATCCCCAGAGGAGCCTTCAACAAGAAGAAGGATTAG